A genomic window from Diospyros lotus cultivar Yz01 chromosome 2, ASM1463336v1, whole genome shotgun sequence includes:
- the LOC127795041 gene encoding uncharacterized protein LOC127795041 → MCLNLLIVTILLNCWLFSLSLTMNPQEQEDPEKAVSSRDFPVFTDRNLFNDHRSGMPQPDDIVFSDQQREQSLLVPSENAHDKLKSCDRWRSRTTRFTRSSTRPLNYQKLRRTLSTISESPETQRKDRSCGGSGKCDNLGQKASSSRWNVLMFGLARFPAPEMELKDIKSRQVRHIPATMFHPMEAVRGGPVKQSRRRGSGCLLRALSCSDDESVGATPPFGVVPEV, encoded by the coding sequence ATGTGCCTAAATTTATTGATTGTAACAATATTGTTAAACTGCTggcttttctctctttctctcaccaTGAATCCTCAAGAACAGGAAGATCCAGAGAAAGCAGTCTCCTCCAGAGATTTTCCGGTATTCACCGACCGTAATTTGTTCAACGATCACAGATCCGGCATGCCTCAGCCAGACGACATCGTTTTCTCCGATCAGCAGAGAGAACAATCTCTCTTAGTTCCGTCAGAAAACGCGCATGATAAACTGAAAAGTTGCGATCGTTGGCGATCCAGAACTACTCGGTTTACAAGGAGCAGCACTAGGCCGCTGAATTACCAGAAGCTGCGTCGGACTTTGAGCACCATCTCCGAGTCTCCGGAAACTCAGAGGAAGGACAGATCTTGTGGAGGCTCCGGCAAGTGTGATAATCTAGGGCAGAAGGCGTCCAGTTCCCGGTGGAACGTTTTGATGTTTGGATTGGCAAGGTTTCCAGCGCCGGAGATGGAGCTGAAGGACATTAAAAGCCGGCAGGTTCGCCACATTCCGGCGACGATGTTTCATCCGATGGAGGCTGTCAGGGGAGGTCCGGTGAAGCAGAGCCGCCGGAGAGGGTCTGGCTGCCTGCTTAGGGCACTGAGCTGCAGTGACGACGAGAGTGTGGGCGCAACTCCGCCGTTTGGTGTCGTCCCAGAGGTCTGA